A genomic stretch from Sphingomonas sp. HDW15A includes:
- a CDS encoding DUF4136 domain-containing protein, with protein sequence MRAFPLVAALMLTACQSVGVQTDFDPSVNFASYRTYQWLPSEAPRGMNPLMFRRIQDSIDRSLAARGYTQAPNGDFAITFTVDERDRLHADDWGYGWGGWGWGGWSGWGGYGWGGWGWGHPALDVYTTVQRSIVIDIYDGKTRQPAWHGVVKRESYSERLNYGRLDQAVDTVLSKFPPVAEGR encoded by the coding sequence ATGCGCGCATTTCCCCTGGTTGCCGCGTTAATGCTGACGGCTTGTCAGTCGGTCGGCGTCCAGACGGATTTCGACCCGTCCGTCAATTTCGCGTCCTACCGGACCTATCAATGGCTGCCGAGCGAAGCGCCGCGGGGCATGAACCCGCTGATGTTCCGGCGGATCCAGGATTCCATTGACCGCTCGCTCGCCGCGCGTGGCTATACGCAGGCGCCCAACGGCGACTTCGCGATCACCTTCACGGTCGACGAGCGCGACCGCCTTCATGCCGACGACTGGGGTTATGGCTGGGGCGGCTGGGGCTGGGGGGGCTGGAGCGGATGGGGAGGCTATGGCTGGGGAGGCTGGGGCTGGGGGCATCCCGCGCTCGACGTCTACACGACCGTCCAGCGGAGCATCGTCATCGACATCTACGACGGAAAGACTCGCCAGCCGGCATGGCACGGCGTGGTCAAGCGCGAAAGCTATTCCGAGCGGCTTAATTACGGGCGGCTCGACCAGGCTGTGGATACGGTCCTGTCGAAATTCCCGCCCGTCGCCGAGGGTCGCTGA